In Struthio camelus isolate bStrCam1 chromosome 4, bStrCam1.hap1, whole genome shotgun sequence, a genomic segment contains:
- the RWDD4 gene encoding RWD domain-containing protein 4: protein MAANEDQEMELEALRSIYEGDACFRELSPVSFQYRIGENGDPKAFLIEVSWPETYPQTAPVISMDAFFNNTISSTVKQSILDKLMVEVEANLGTAMTYTLFEYAKDNKELFMENQPVNTVTSASNSIAIGTPDVPASKKKDKKEQLSKTQKRKLADKTDHKGELPRGWNWVDVIKHLSKTGSKDDE from the exons ATGGAACTGGAAGCGTTGCGGTCTATATACGAAGGAGACGCGTGTTTCAGGGAGCTGAGCCCGGTTTCCTTCCAGTACAGG aTAGGTGAAAATGGAGATCCCAAAGCCTTTCTAATAGAAGTTTCTTGGCCAGAAACATATCCACAAACAGCACCAGTCATATCGATGGATGCTTTCTTCAACAACACAAT ATCTTCAACAGTTAAACAAAGCATATTGGATAAATTAATGGTAGAAGTTGAAGCTAATCTTGGAACTGCTATGACGTATACGCTTTTTGAATATGCCAAAGATAATAAAGAATTGTTCATGGAAAATCAGCCTGTTAACACTGTG ACTTCAGCAAGCAATAGTATTGCAATTGGAACTCCTGATGTGCCAGCAAgtaagaagaaagataaaaaggagCAGTTATCCAAAACTCAGAAACGAAAGCTAGCTGACAAAACAG ATCACAAAGGGGAACTTCCTCGAGGATGGAACTGGGTGGATGTAATTAAG CAT TTAAGCAAAACTGGTTCTAAAGATGATGAATAA